In Rutidosis leptorrhynchoides isolate AG116_Rl617_1_P2 chromosome 2, CSIRO_AGI_Rlap_v1, whole genome shotgun sequence, one genomic interval encodes:
- the LOC139892577 gene encoding uncharacterized protein produces the protein MAALPHPLHSLTHTFKTPNPRSNKIKPSNKFTTSATLNSYNPIIGRKLIAAVIGGGPAGSSAAEALASGGVETFLFERNPTGAKPCGGAIPLCMLDEFSIPLELVDRKVTQMKIISPSNLTVDFGKTLKSHEYISMVRREVLDSYLRSRAESKGVTLVKSLVTKLDVPTSPNQPYIIQYTVGNKIKYLPVDVIVGADGANSRVAKAIDAGDYACAIAFQERIKLPDDKMEYYKNLAEMYVGNDVSPDFYAWVFPKCDHVAVGTGTVCSKSKIKQYQQGIRSRVLPKIAGGKVIKVEAHPIPEHPRPVRVRGRVALVGDAAGYVTKCSGEGIYFAAKSGRMCGEAIVKASEGGYRMIDERDLKREYLKQWDSQYITTFRFLDLLQHVFYGSNAAREALVELCGDEYVQRMTFESYLYKKLANGDRWEDFKMVSSTIGSLIRCKIVGKEMESFDPNVLAKLV, from the coding sequence ATGGCCGCCTTACCTCACCCACTTCACTCCCTAACTCACACTTTCAAAACACCAAATCCACGATCAAACAAAATCAAACCCTCAAACAAATTCACTACATCAGCCACTTTAAATTCATACAACCCAATCATCGGTAGAAAACTAATTGCCGCAGTAATAGGCGGCGGTCCAGCTGGATCGTCGGCCGCAGAAGCATTAGCTTCAGGTGGGGTTGAAACATTTCTTTTTGAGCGTAACCCCACCGGCGCTAAACCATGCGGTGGAGCGATCCCGCTCTGTATGCTCGACGAGTTCTCAATACCACTAGAACTCGTCGACCGAAAAGTAACCCAAATGAAAATCATATCACCTTCAAATCTCACTGTTGACTTTGGGAAAACTCTCAAGTCCCATGAGTACATCTCTATGGTGCGCCGTGAAGTACTAGATTCCTACTTAAGATCTAGAGCAGAATCTAAAGGGGTAACACTTGTCAAATCACTTGTTACCAAACTTGATGTACCCACTTCACCTAACCAACCTTACATCATCCAATATACGGTTGGAAACAAGATTAAATACTTGCCTGTTGACGTGATTGTTGGCGCAGATGGCGCCAACAGTCGCGTCGCAAAAGCAATTGACGCTGGCGATTACGCCTGCGCGATAGCTTTTCAGGAGCGAATAAAGCTTCCGGATGACAAAATGGAATATTACAAAAACCTCGCCGAGATGTACGTAGGAAATGACGTCTCGCCCGACTTTTACGCTTGGGTTTTCCCCAAGTGTGACCACGTCGCGGTTGGTACCGGGACGGTTTGCTCTAAGTCGAAAATCAAGCAATACCAACAAGGGATCCGGTCGCGGGTCCTACCAAAAATAGCGGGTGGGAAAGTTATTAAAGTGGAGGCCCACCCGATACCGGAGCACCCACGACCAGTTCGAGTCCGTGGCCGGGTGGCTTTAGTAGGGGACGCGGCTGGGTACGTCACAAAATGCTCAGGCGAAGGGATTTATTTTGCGGCAAAAAGTGGTAGAATGTGCGGTGAAGCGATTGTGAAAGCGTCTGAGGGTGGTTATAGGATGATCGATGAGCGGGATTTGAAACGCGAGTATTTGAAACAATGGGATTCTCAGTATATAACAACTTTTAGATTTTTGGACTTGTTGCAACATGTATTTTATGGGAGTAATGCTGCAAGGGAAGCATTGGTGGAGCTTTGTGGAGATGAGTATGTACAAAGAATGACATTTGAAAGTTATTTGTATAAGAAGTTAGCGAATGGAGATCGATGGGAGGATTTTAAGATGGTTTCGAGTACGATTGGGAGTTTGATTAGGTGTAAAATTGTTGGAAAAGAAATGGAGTCGTTTGATCCAAATGTTCTTGCTAAATTGGTATGA